The following are from one region of the Ruficoccus sp. ZRK36 genome:
- the scpA gene encoding methylmalonyl-CoA mutase, protein MKTPDFTSIDYSPVTEPISREQWEKRVEAETGKSVAHWVTETMEQIPVKPLYTKDDLEGMEHLGYTAGLPPFLRGPYATMYVFRPWTIRQYAGFSTAEESNAFYRRNLAAGQKGLSVAFDLATHRGYDSDHPRVIGDVGKAGVAIDSILDMKVLFDKIPLDKVSVSMTMNGAVIPVLAFYIVAALEQGAKLEELAGTIQNDILKEFMVRNTYIYPPEPSMKIIGDIFSYTSQNMPKFNSISISGYHMQEAGATADLEMGYTLADGLEYLRTGVSAGLSVDAFAPRLSFFWAIGKNYFMEVAKMRAARVLWSKIVKQFDPKNPKSLALRTHSQTSGWSLTEQDPYNNVVRTCVEAMASACGHTQSLHTNALDEAIALPTDFSARIARNTQIYLQEETGICKVIDPWGGSYYVEALTNELMKKAWGHIQECEAHGGMTKAIEAGLPKLRIEEAAARRQARIDSSQETIVGLNKYRLDKEDPLDILDIDNTAVRESQIKRLQKLRAERDESACRAILEEMTQVAAGDKKGNLLALAVEAAKARASLGEISDAMEKPFGRYKAQIRSISGVYSKEFGSNSQQMEEISKMIKTFEEKEGRRPRIMIAKMGQDGHDRGAKVVSTAYADMGFDVDIGPLFQTPEETARQAVENDVHMIGMSSLAAGHKTLLPTLAGELKKLGREDILIVCGGVIPAQDYDYLLSNGASAIFGPGTIIPESAKKMLELLLEQQAEA, encoded by the coding sequence ATGAAAACACCTGATTTTACCAGCATTGACTATTCACCGGTGACCGAGCCGATCAGCCGTGAGCAGTGGGAAAAGCGCGTCGAAGCCGAAACCGGTAAGAGCGTCGCCCACTGGGTAACGGAGACCATGGAGCAGATCCCGGTCAAGCCGCTCTACACCAAGGACGACCTTGAAGGCATGGAGCACCTCGGCTACACCGCCGGTCTGCCTCCCTTCCTGCGTGGACCGTACGCGACGATGTACGTCTTCCGCCCCTGGACCATCCGCCAGTACGCCGGGTTCTCCACCGCCGAGGAGTCGAACGCCTTCTACCGCCGCAACCTCGCGGCCGGGCAGAAGGGCCTGTCCGTCGCCTTCGACCTGGCCACTCACCGTGGCTACGACTCCGACCACCCGCGTGTGATCGGTGACGTCGGTAAGGCTGGGGTCGCCATCGACTCCATCCTCGATATGAAGGTCCTCTTCGACAAGATCCCGCTCGACAAGGTCTCGGTCTCGATGACCATGAACGGCGCGGTTATCCCTGTCCTGGCCTTCTACATCGTGGCCGCTCTGGAGCAGGGCGCCAAGCTTGAGGAGCTCGCGGGCACCATTCAGAACGACATTCTGAAGGAGTTCATGGTGCGCAACACCTACATCTACCCGCCCGAGCCCTCGATGAAGATCATTGGCGACATCTTCTCGTACACCTCGCAGAACATGCCCAAGTTCAACAGCATTTCGATCTCGGGCTACCACATGCAGGAAGCAGGTGCTACCGCCGACCTCGAAATGGGCTACACCCTCGCCGACGGTCTTGAGTACCTGCGCACGGGTGTCAGTGCCGGCCTGAGCGTTGACGCTTTTGCTCCGCGCCTGTCCTTCTTCTGGGCCATCGGTAAGAACTACTTCATGGAAGTGGCCAAGATGCGCGCCGCCCGCGTACTCTGGTCAAAGATCGTCAAGCAGTTCGACCCGAAGAACCCGAAGAGCCTCGCCCTGCGCACCCACTCGCAGACCTCCGGCTGGTCGCTGACCGAGCAGGACCCGTACAACAACGTTGTGCGTACCTGTGTCGAGGCTATGGCCTCCGCCTGCGGCCACACCCAGAGCCTGCACACCAATGCGCTCGACGAAGCCATTGCCCTGCCGACGGACTTCTCCGCCCGTATCGCCCGTAACACGCAGATTTACCTGCAAGAGGAAACCGGCATCTGTAAGGTGATCGACCCCTGGGGCGGCTCCTACTACGTCGAAGCCCTCACCAACGAGCTGATGAAAAAAGCCTGGGGCCACATCCAGGAGTGTGAAGCTCACGGCGGTATGACCAAGGCCATCGAAGCCGGTCTGCCCAAGCTCCGCATCGAGGAAGCCGCCGCGCGCCGCCAGGCCCGCATCGACTCCTCGCAGGAAACCATCGTCGGCCTCAACAAGTACCGCCTCGATAAGGAAGACCCGCTCGACATTCTCGACATCGACAACACAGCCGTGCGCGAGTCGCAGATCAAGCGTCTGCAAAAGCTCCGCGCCGAGCGCGACGAGTCGGCCTGCCGTGCCATCCTCGAGGAAATGACTCAGGTCGCCGCCGGGGACAAGAAGGGCAACCTGCTCGCCCTCGCTGTCGAGGCCGCCAAGGCCCGTGCTTCGCTGGGTGAAATCTCCGACGCCATGGAAAAGCCCTTCGGCCGCTACAAGGCGCAAATCCGCTCGATCTCCGGCGTGTACTCGAAGGAGTTCGGCTCAAACAGCCAGCAGATGGAAGAAATCAGCAAGATGATCAAAACCTTCGAAGAGAAGGAAGGCCGCCGTCCGCGCATCATGATCGCCAAGATGGGTCAGGACGGCCACGACCGCGGCGCCAAGGTGGTCTCCACCGCCTACGCCGACATGGGCTTCGATGTGGACATCGGCCCGCTCTTCCAGACTCCGGAGGAAACCGCCCGTCAGGCCGTCGAGAACGACGTCCACATGATCGGGATGAGCTCGCTGGCCGCTGGTCACAAGACCCTGCTGCCGACACTCGCCGGTGAGCTGAAGAAGCTCGGTCGCGAGGATATCCTCATCGTCTGCGGCGGTGTCATCCCCGCTCAGGACTACGACTACCTCCTGTCCAATGGCGCCAGCGCCATCTTCGGCCCCGGTACCATCATTCCGGAAAGTGCGAAGAAGATGCTGGAGCTGCTCCTCGAGCAGCAGGCAGAAGCCTAA
- a CDS encoding OadG family transporter subunit: protein MTFAATCSLASLLGEFEDSLHILLGFVFVIVVLAILAGVTQIVGLFFRMKKEAPKPAAAAAPAPAAASAAAPAGGVSPEVVAVIAAAVHTTLERPHRILSIRSASDRYWAAEGRREIFRSHKVR from the coding sequence ATGACGTTTGCAGCAACTTGTTCACTGGCCTCGCTGCTGGGTGAGTTTGAGGACTCGCTTCACATCCTGCTTGGCTTCGTATTCGTGATTGTGGTGCTGGCCATCCTGGCCGGCGTGACCCAGATTGTCGGTCTCTTCTTCCGTATGAAGAAAGAGGCCCCCAAGCCTGCCGCTGCTGCGGCCCCGGCTCCGGCTGCCGCCTCTGCGGCTGCACCGGCCGGAGGTGTCAGCCCCGAGGTGGTCGCTGTGATCGCCGCTGCGGTCCACACCACGCTGGAGCGCCCGCACCGCATCCTGTCAATCCGCTCGGCTTCGGACCGCTACTGGGCCGCCGAAGGTCGCCGCGAGATTTTCCGTTCACACAAAGTTCGTTAA
- the mce gene encoding methylmalonyl-CoA epimerase has protein sequence MLQQIDHLGIAVSSLDEAIPYYENALGLKCEHTEEVASQKVKTAFFECGQVHIELLEPTSEDSPIAKFIAKNGEGIHHIAFRTDDIEGQLKKASDTGVRLINEVPVDGAGGKLVAFLHPKSTRGVLTEFCMSK, from the coding sequence ATGTTACAGCAAATCGACCACCTTGGTATCGCCGTTAGTTCTCTGGACGAAGCGATCCCGTACTACGAAAACGCGCTGGGCCTCAAATGCGAACACACCGAAGAGGTCGCCTCCCAGAAGGTGAAGACCGCTTTCTTCGAATGTGGTCAGGTGCACATCGAGCTGCTTGAGCCGACCAGTGAGGACAGCCCGATTGCCAAGTTCATCGCCAAGAACGGCGAAGGCATCCACCACATCGCTTTCCGCACGGATGACATCGAAGGCCAGCTGAAGAAGGCTTCCGACACCGGCGTGCGTCTGATCAACGAGGTGCCGGTTGACGGCGCGGGCGGTAAGCTCGTGGCCTTCCTGCATCCGAAGTCCACCCGCGGCGTGCTGACCGAGTTCTGCATGTCCAAGTAA
- a CDS encoding MFS transporter — MISKLLPSNIHKKHGHKTWKVGTITYTFGGLLALFGWLFLGDFAWSTRDRSVGPMSQWYLSEMEVPNWVFGLIVSSFPAFIGLILGPIISVKSDRHRGKWGRRIPFLMITTPFAAVGILGIAITPLIARWVHSHFPDEPEWVVAVICFAVFWAFFEFATIAGRAVFGGLINDVVPRELLGRFYGLFRAISLIDGIVFNYWIMGHVPEYFTLILTIVGVFYGCSFMVVCFKVKEGDYPPPPPKDPDKPNLMVGFWRGAKLYVKECFTNPYYLLIFLLFTFGTLTYMPVNLFALPYAHHLNVSMDMYGKALALTFTISLCLSYFLGWLVDLFHPLRMIMICFVMYILATLWGLFFSNSQEGYLIAWVAHGVTSGCFFTTDASLGMRLYPHSKFAQFSSAGGIFTSMCAIAIGPFVGTIIDVSGDRYQLIYGCGLVLAVISLVLALAVYRKMQNYGGLDNYVAPGDTEVER, encoded by the coding sequence ATGATCTCAAAACTACTGCCCTCCAATATCCATAAGAAGCACGGTCACAAGACTTGGAAAGTCGGGACCATAACGTATACCTTCGGGGGGCTGCTCGCGCTTTTCGGGTGGTTGTTCCTCGGGGACTTTGCCTGGTCGACGCGTGACCGCTCAGTGGGACCGATGTCCCAGTGGTACCTCAGCGAGATGGAGGTTCCCAATTGGGTGTTCGGCCTGATTGTCAGCTCCTTCCCGGCTTTTATCGGTCTGATCCTCGGACCGATCATCAGCGTGAAATCCGACCGTCACCGCGGGAAGTGGGGCCGTCGTATTCCCTTCTTGATGATCACGACGCCGTTCGCGGCGGTGGGTATCCTCGGTATCGCTATTACGCCGCTGATTGCCAGGTGGGTGCACTCGCACTTTCCGGATGAGCCTGAGTGGGTCGTGGCGGTGATATGCTTCGCAGTGTTCTGGGCCTTCTTCGAGTTTGCGACGATCGCAGGTCGCGCGGTGTTTGGTGGTCTGATTAACGACGTTGTTCCTCGGGAGCTTCTCGGGCGCTTCTACGGACTGTTCCGAGCGATCAGCCTGATCGACGGGATTGTCTTCAACTACTGGATCATGGGGCATGTGCCGGAGTACTTTACGCTGATTCTGACGATTGTCGGCGTGTTCTACGGCTGCTCGTTCATGGTTGTGTGTTTTAAGGTCAAGGAGGGCGACTATCCGCCGCCTCCCCCCAAGGATCCGGATAAGCCGAACCTGATGGTAGGGTTCTGGCGCGGGGCAAAGCTGTATGTGAAGGAATGTTTTACCAACCCTTACTATCTGCTGATCTTCCTGCTCTTCACCTTCGGGACACTGACCTATATGCCAGTGAATCTCTTTGCACTGCCCTATGCCCACCATCTGAATGTGAGCATGGATATGTACGGTAAGGCGCTTGCCCTAACCTTTACGATCTCGCTCTGCCTGTCGTACTTCCTGGGCTGGCTGGTGGACCTGTTTCACCCCTTGCGCATGATCATGATCTGTTTTGTCATGTACATCCTGGCGACTCTCTGGGGGTTGTTCTTCTCAAACAGTCAAGAGGGCTACCTGATCGCATGGGTGGCGCACGGGGTGACCTCGGGCTGCTTCTTTACGACGGACGCCTCACTGGGGATGCGCCTTTACCCGCACAGCAAGTTCGCCCAGTTCTCCTCGGCCGGGGGGATCTTTACCTCGATGTGTGCGATCGCGATCGGACCTTTTGTTGGAACTATTATTGATGTGAGTGGCGACAGGTATCAGTTGATCTACGGCTGTGGTCTGGTGCTTGCGGTTATCTCGCTGGTTCTCGCTCTCGCAGTCTACCGCAAGATGCAGAACTACGGTGGCCTGGACAACTATGTGGCTCCCGGCGATACCGAGGTCGAGCGCTAA
- a CDS encoding acyl-CoA carboxylase subunit beta has product MAIAKELLDELNKRREKADAAGGKAKIEKRHEKGLLTARERLEEFFEKGTFQEFGKHAQHSCHNFGMEKKDMPYDGVVCGVGYVEGRPVAAFSQDFTVSGGALGRIHAKKIVDLMDYAHDMGIPVVGINDSGGARIQEGVDSLSGYGQVFFKNVFLSGVVPQVAIIAGQCAGGAAYSPALTDFLIMTRSNANMFICGPQVIKASTGESSTLEQFATADAHASVSGNIHLIAEDDKHALALATQLLSYMPSNNLQDPPHAPTEDIDLSDDEGMNDLVPESSKTPMDVKDVIDRMVDKESFFEIMPDFAKNIVVGFARVQGIVVGIIANQPTVKAGTLDIDSSDKGARFIRTCNIYNIPIVTLVDVPGFMPGLAQERGGIIRHGAKMLFAYASATVPKITLILRKAYGGAYLAMCSADMGADMVFAWPTAEIAVMGAEGAVKVLYRNELKAAEDPKAREAELRDEYRHKFASPYQAAESAMITDVIEPKQTRAVISLALRNTLSKRDTRPPKKHGNIPL; this is encoded by the coding sequence ATGGCTATCGCAAAAGAATTACTCGATGAGCTGAATAAACGCCGGGAAAAGGCTGATGCCGCCGGCGGTAAGGCCAAGATCGAAAAGCGTCACGAAAAGGGCCTGTTGACGGCCCGTGAACGTCTGGAAGAGTTCTTTGAAAAGGGGACTTTCCAAGAGTTTGGCAAGCACGCCCAACACTCCTGCCACAACTTTGGCATGGAGAAGAAGGACATGCCCTATGATGGTGTTGTCTGTGGGGTCGGCTATGTCGAAGGACGCCCCGTGGCCGCCTTCAGCCAGGATTTCACCGTGAGTGGGGGTGCGCTGGGGCGCATCCACGCCAAGAAGATCGTCGACTTGATGGACTATGCCCACGATATGGGCATCCCCGTGGTTGGCATCAACGACTCCGGTGGCGCGCGTATCCAGGAGGGTGTCGACTCCCTCTCCGGTTACGGCCAGGTGTTCTTTAAGAACGTGTTCCTCTCCGGCGTTGTGCCGCAGGTCGCGATCATCGCCGGTCAGTGCGCCGGGGGTGCCGCCTATTCGCCCGCTCTGACGGACTTCCTGATCATGACGCGCTCGAACGCGAACATGTTCATCTGCGGTCCGCAGGTCATTAAGGCCTCTACTGGCGAGTCCTCCACGCTGGAGCAGTTCGCCACCGCCGATGCGCACGCCTCGGTCAGCGGTAACATCCACCTCATCGCTGAGGATGACAAGCACGCTCTGGCCCTCGCCACACAGCTGCTGTCCTACATGCCGTCGAACAACCTTCAGGACCCGCCGCACGCGCCGACCGAAGACATCGACCTGAGCGACGACGAAGGTATGAACGACCTCGTCCCGGAAAGCTCGAAGACCCCGATGGACGTCAAGGACGTGATCGACCGCATGGTCGATAAGGAGAGCTTCTTCGAGATCATGCCCGATTTCGCCAAGAACATCGTGGTTGGTTTCGCCCGCGTGCAGGGCATCGTGGTCGGCATCATCGCCAACCAGCCCACGGTCAAGGCCGGTACGCTCGACATCGACTCCTCCGACAAGGGGGCTCGCTTCATCCGTACCTGTAACATTTACAACATCCCGATCGTAACGCTGGTGGACGTTCCCGGCTTCATGCCCGGTCTGGCCCAGGAGCGCGGCGGCATCATTCGCCACGGCGCTAAGATGCTCTTCGCCTACGCTTCCGCCACGGTGCCGAAGATCACCCTGATTCTTCGCAAGGCCTACGGTGGTGCTTACCTGGCGATGTGCAGCGCCGACATGGGTGCGGACATGGTCTTCGCCTGGCCGACCGCTGAGATTGCTGTCATGGGTGCGGAAGGTGCCGTTAAGGTGCTCTACCGCAATGAGCTCAAGGCTGCCGAGGACCCGAAGGCCAGGGAAGCTGAACTGCGTGACGAATACCGCCACAAGTTCGCCTCTCCCTATCAGGCTGCCGAGTCGGCCATGATCACCGACGTGATCGAGCCCAAGCAGACGCGCGCCGTAATTTCGCTTGCTTTGCGCAATACCCTCAGCAAGCGTGACACGCGCCCGCCGAAGAAACACGGCAACATTCCGCTCTGA
- a CDS encoding pyruvate carboxylase subunit B: MSDSVPVTFNNNVLRDGHQSLAATRMKTEQMLPVCEDLDNCGFGALETWGGATIDSGLRFLDEFPFDRLDALKKACPKTPHMMLLRGQNIVQYAHFPDDVVSSFIKLSAKHGMNIFRIFDALNDPRNMETAIRAAREAGAEAHGTICYTTSPVHTTEKFIELGSRLEAMGATGIVLKDMAGLVPPMRAAAIIAGLKSKVKIPVWMHTHETAGLGAATYMAAIDAGVDAVDLGVIPFANGTGQPDTSRMLALLEGHPRAPKWSSENDERLARVRAHLNKVYAELSDFTSHKNEIVDTDTLIYQVPGGMLSNFRNQLKEQKMEDKFEEVFAEIPVVRKALGWIPLVTPTSQIVGMQAFLNVKFGRWKQISPQAADIALGYYGTTPAPVDKDLQMLAAKQFQKDPITCRPVEAPGSNHKHMDDLKKELTEKGLPNDDEHCVIHAMFPAQLEKHYAPKEAPAPAAAPAPAQQPVQVSAPAAAPASYTSVPGRVTRLSLKIEGKQHDVSIEEL, from the coding sequence ATGAGCGATAGCGTTCCCGTTACTTTCAACAACAATGTCCTGCGCGATGGGCACCAATCCCTCGCGGCCACCCGCATGAAGACCGAGCAGATGCTGCCGGTCTGTGAAGATCTCGATAACTGCGGCTTCGGTGCGCTGGAGACCTGGGGTGGGGCGACGATCGACTCTGGGCTGCGCTTTTTGGATGAATTTCCCTTTGACCGGCTCGACGCTCTGAAAAAAGCCTGCCCAAAGACCCCGCACATGATGCTCCTGCGTGGGCAGAATATCGTGCAGTACGCGCACTTCCCGGACGACGTGGTCTCCAGCTTCATCAAGCTCTCGGCCAAGCACGGGATGAACATTTTCCGCATTTTCGACGCCCTTAACGACCCGCGTAACATGGAGACGGCCATCCGCGCCGCCCGTGAGGCCGGGGCAGAGGCGCACGGCACCATTTGCTACACCACCAGCCCCGTCCACACGACGGAGAAGTTTATCGAGCTGGGTAGCCGCCTGGAGGCCATGGGGGCCACCGGTATCGTCCTCAAGGACATGGCCGGCCTCGTCCCGCCCATGCGCGCTGCCGCTATCATCGCCGGACTCAAGTCCAAGGTGAAGATCCCGGTGTGGATGCACACCCACGAAACCGCCGGCCTCGGCGCTGCCACCTACATGGCCGCGATTGATGCCGGTGTTGACGCCGTTGACCTGGGCGTGATCCCCTTTGCTAATGGTACCGGCCAGCCTGACACTTCCCGTATGCTGGCTTTGCTGGAGGGCCACCCGCGCGCCCCGAAGTGGTCTTCGGAGAATGACGAGCGCCTGGCTCGCGTACGTGCGCACCTGAACAAGGTTTATGCCGAACTGAGCGACTTCACCAGCCACAAGAACGAGATCGTGGACACCGATACCCTGATCTATCAGGTCCCCGGTGGCATGCTCTCGAACTTCCGCAACCAGCTCAAGGAGCAGAAGATGGAAGACAAGTTCGAGGAAGTCTTTGCCGAGATCCCCGTCGTCCGCAAAGCCCTTGGCTGGATCCCGCTGGTGACGCCGACCTCGCAGATCGTCGGTATGCAGGCCTTCCTCAACGTGAAGTTTGGCCGCTGGAAGCAGATTTCTCCGCAGGCTGCCGATATCGCACTAGGGTATTATGGCACTACGCCCGCTCCGGTGGATAAGGATCTCCAGATGCTGGCTGCCAAGCAGTTCCAGAAGGACCCGATCACCTGCCGCCCGGTTGAAGCCCCCGGCTCCAACCACAAGCACATGGATGATCTGAAGAAGGAACTCACCGAAAAGGGTCTTCCCAACGACGACGAGCACTGCGTGATCCACGCGATGTTCCCGGCTCAGCTGGAAAAGCATTACGCCCCGAAGGAAGCTCCGGCCCCGGCTGCCGCTCCGGCTCCGGCACAGCAGCCGGTTCAGGTCTCTGCGCCCGCCGCTGCACCGGCCTCCTACACTTCGGTTCCCGGACGTGTGACGCGCCTGAGCCTGAAAATTGAGGGGAAGCAGCACGACGTATCAATTGAAGAACTTTAG
- a CDS encoding methylmalonyl-CoA mutase family protein, producing the protein MSNTDTTNSSVGDQKALNLLEEFAPVDYATWKEAAEKLLKGAPFDKKMLTPTPEGITLQPIYRQEDMEGLEHLESFPGEFNFSRGATDEGYLQNPWKISQELPYGTPEEFNAAAMNDMQRGQDALNLLLDIATQSGQDPAEAAVGEVGACGLSIATLGDLQTALKNVVPDAVGLNLQTGVSGLPLMALLVAWLKEQGKEAKCLSGSLNFDPLGVLARSGSLPVSLDEAFADMVALAKYCLANAPDFKPVGVSTLPYANAGASAVEELASALATGTVYLRKLMDAGIEIDDAAKCIGFEFSLGSNFFMEVSKLRAARILWSKIVSAFGGGRDAARMTIHGRTGLWNKTVHDPYVNMLRTTTEALSGVVGGVQSMHVGAFDEIIQPPSTFSRRIARNTQIMLQEECELRAVIDPAGGSWFIENLTDQVAKSSWSIFQEIEKEGCMVAALEKGSIQERIAKTNAGRIKLLTQRRANLVGTNLYPNLKEKPLTEEKPDFSGVKIKRVEAVKAAAKDVDISSLTGSDEGLVDRLAAAASKGATLGAIFKALHSGKGDKPAVTALPSVRGAEIFEAMRDAADAYTKANGHGPKMFLTTMGPLRKHKLRADFTRGFFEVGGFDIEAADGYDSVEDAVAGAKASGAKVTVICGTDDGYVEFVPAFCKALKAEAPDMKIVLAGYPGDNEKAYMEAGLDDYIFIKSNVYEVNKKYLEAIDVM; encoded by the coding sequence ATGAGCAACACCGATACGACCAACTCGTCCGTCGGCGACCAGAAAGCATTAAACCTGCTCGAAGAGTTCGCACCTGTCGATTACGCCACTTGGAAAGAAGCGGCGGAAAAGCTCCTCAAGGGTGCCCCCTTCGATAAGAAGATGCTTACGCCGACGCCGGAAGGCATCACCCTGCAGCCGATTTACCGGCAGGAAGACATGGAGGGCCTGGAGCACCTCGAGAGCTTCCCCGGTGAGTTTAACTTCTCCCGTGGTGCCACGGACGAAGGCTACCTGCAAAACCCCTGGAAAATCTCCCAGGAGCTTCCCTACGGTACGCCCGAAGAATTTAACGCCGCTGCCATGAATGACATGCAGCGTGGACAGGACGCCCTCAACCTGCTGCTGGACATCGCCACGCAGTCCGGTCAGGACCCGGCCGAAGCCGCCGTCGGTGAAGTCGGCGCCTGCGGGCTCTCCATTGCCACGCTCGGCGACCTTCAGACCGCTCTGAAGAACGTCGTCCCCGACGCCGTCGGCCTGAACCTTCAGACGGGTGTCAGTGGCCTGCCGCTGATGGCCCTCCTGGTTGCCTGGTTGAAAGAACAGGGCAAGGAAGCCAAGTGCCTCTCCGGCTCCCTGAACTTTGACCCGCTCGGCGTACTCGCCCGCAGCGGCAGCCTGCCGGTCTCGCTCGACGAGGCTTTCGCAGACATGGTTGCCCTCGCCAAGTACTGCCTGGCCAACGCTCCTGACTTCAAGCCCGTGGGTGTCTCCACCCTGCCCTACGCCAACGCTGGCGCAAGCGCAGTGGAAGAGCTCGCCAGCGCCCTGGCCACCGGTACCGTTTATCTGCGCAAGCTGATGGACGCCGGGATCGAGATCGACGATGCCGCCAAGTGCATCGGGTTCGAGTTCAGCCTCGGCTCCAACTTCTTCATGGAAGTGTCCAAGCTGCGCGCCGCCCGTATCCTGTGGTCGAAGATCGTTTCTGCCTTCGGCGGTGGCCGCGACGCTGCCCGCATGACCATCCATGGTCGCACCGGCCTGTGGAACAAGACCGTCCACGACCCCTACGTCAACATGCTGCGCACGACGACCGAAGCCCTCTCCGGCGTGGTCGGCGGTGTCCAGAGCATGCACGTCGGCGCCTTTGACGAGATCATCCAGCCCCCCTCCACCTTCTCACGCCGCATCGCCCGCAACACGCAGATCATGCTCCAGGAAGAGTGCGAACTGCGCGCCGTGATCGACCCGGCCGGTGGTTCGTGGTTCATCGAGAACCTGACCGACCAAGTCGCCAAGAGCTCCTGGAGCATCTTCCAGGAAATCGAAAAGGAAGGCTGCATGGTCGCCGCTCTTGAAAAGGGTTCCATTCAGGAACGCATCGCCAAGACCAATGCCGGTCGCATCAAGCTGCTGACTCAGCGCCGCGCCAACCTCGTCGGGACGAACCTTTACCCGAACCTGAAGGAAAAGCCGCTGACCGAAGAGAAGCCTGACTTCTCCGGCGTGAAGATCAAGCGCGTCGAGGCCGTCAAGGCCGCTGCCAAGGACGTTGACATCAGCTCCCTCACCGGCAGTGACGAGGGTCTGGTCGACCGCCTGGCCGCCGCCGCCTCCAAGGGCGCAACCCTCGGGGCCATCTTCAAGGCACTGCACAGCGGTAAGGGTGACAAGCCCGCCGTCACCGCCCTGCCCTCCGTCCGCGGAGCTGAGATATTCGAAGCGATGCGCGATGCCGCCGACGCCTACACCAAGGCTAACGGCCATGGCCCGAAGATGTTCCTCACCACGATGGGTCCGCTCCGCAAGCACAAGCTGCGCGCCGACTTCACCCGCGGCTTCTTCGAGGTCGGTGGGTTCGACATCGAGGCCGCCGATGGCTACGACAGCGTCGAGGACGCCGTGGCCGGAGCCAAGGCTTCCGGCGCCAAGGTGACCGTGATCTGCGGTACCGACGATGGCTACGTCGAGTTCGTCCCGGCCTTCTGCAAGGCTCTCAAGGCCGAGGCCCCCGACATGAAGATCGTCCTCGCCGGCTACCCCGGTGACAACGAAAAGGCCTACATGGAAGCAGGCCTCGACGACTACATCTTCATCAAGTCCAACGTCTACGAGGTAAACAAGAAGTACCTCGAAGCCATCGACGTGATGTAA
- a CDS encoding SET domain-containing protein-lysine N-methyltransferase gives MAKKEEGQLWELRKSSIHNQGMFATADIEAGTRVIQYIGEKIPKKESTRRALEWEEKARKKGEGLVYIFDLNKRYDLDGNVPNNPAKYVNHSCDPNCEAVNYDGEIWIVSMRDIKEGEELGFDYGYDIQHFMDHPCRCGSENCIGYIVAREFWPKLRKLLKNKKKAEKIGRKKAKAAEEEKPKRKKKAAKKALKKSAVKKKSADKKAAKKKKKAAKKASKKK, from the coding sequence ATGGCAAAAAAAGAAGAGGGCCAGCTTTGGGAACTGCGTAAGTCCAGCATCCACAACCAGGGGATGTTTGCCACTGCCGACATCGAGGCGGGGACGCGCGTCATCCAGTACATCGGCGAGAAGATCCCGAAAAAGGAATCGACCCGTCGTGCGCTCGAGTGGGAGGAAAAAGCCCGCAAGAAGGGCGAAGGGCTGGTCTACATCTTTGATCTGAACAAGCGCTACGATCTGGACGGGAATGTGCCCAACAACCCGGCCAAGTACGTTAACCACTCCTGTGACCCCAACTGCGAAGCAGTCAACTATGACGGCGAGATCTGGATCGTCTCCATGCGGGACATCAAGGAAGGCGAGGAGCTGGGCTTTGACTACGGCTACGATATCCAGCACTTCATGGACCACCCCTGCCGCTGTGGATCCGAGAACTGCATCGGCTACATCGTGGCGCGCGAGTTCTGGCCCAAGCTGCGCAAGCTGCTGAAAAACAAGAAAAAGGCCGAGAAGATCGGTCGTAAGAAAGCCAAGGCCGCCGAGGAGGAAAAGCCGAAGCGCAAAAAGAAAGCCGCGAAAAAGGCCCTCAAGAAGTCAGCCGTCAAAAAGAAGAGCGCTGATAAGAAAGCCGCGAAAAAGAAGAAGAAGGCGGCCAAGAAAGCGTCCAAGAAGAAGTAG